One window of the Terriglobia bacterium genome contains the following:
- the map gene encoding type I methionyl aminopeptidase, whose protein sequence is MSVENHEDLAGLKEVGRIVHLALVAMRNRVCPGVSTQELAAAGGQVMRRNGACSAAALVYGFPGDALISLNDEAVHGIPSASRKIQPGDLVKLDVTFEKNGYMADAAITVPVEPVSEPARRLALCAESAFHKAMQFARANCHIHEIGRAIEREVRANGFRVIRDLSGHGIGRTIHEPPRVPNFDDATATQRLRAGQVITVEPIVTMGSGVAEDAGDGWTVKTADGCLSAHYEHTLVITEAEPILLTEA, encoded by the coding sequence ATGTCAGTCGAAAACCACGAAGATCTTGCCGGGTTGAAGGAGGTTGGGCGAATCGTTCACCTCGCACTGGTTGCGATGCGGAACAGGGTATGCCCAGGCGTCAGCACGCAGGAACTTGCCGCTGCGGGTGGCCAGGTGATGCGACGCAATGGGGCGTGTTCTGCCGCTGCCCTCGTCTACGGCTTCCCAGGCGATGCCCTGATCAGCCTCAACGACGAGGCGGTCCACGGAATCCCTTCGGCATCGAGGAAGATCCAGCCTGGTGATCTCGTCAAGCTCGACGTAACTTTCGAGAAGAATGGATATATGGCGGACGCGGCGATCACCGTGCCGGTAGAGCCGGTTTCGGAGCCGGCAAGGCGCCTGGCGCTGTGCGCGGAGAGCGCGTTTCACAAGGCGATGCAGTTTGCTCGCGCCAACTGCCACATCCATGAAATTGGCCGGGCCATTGAGCGCGAGGTCCGCGCCAACGGATTTCGCGTGATTCGGGATCTCAGCGGCCACGGTATCGGGCGCACGATCCACGAGCCGCCACGCGTGCCCAATTTTGATGATGCGACCGCCACGCAGCGCCTGCGCGCCGGGCAGGTGATAACGGTTGAGCCGATTGTAACAATGGGTTCCGGTGTGGCCGAAGACGCGGGAGACGGGTGGACGGTGAAGACGGCGGATGGATGCCTCTCCGCTCATTATGAGCACACACTCGTGATCACCGAAGCGGAGCCGATTTTGTTGACCGAGGCGTAA
- a CDS encoding tetratricopeptide repeat protein has protein sequence MRDPVLLTKGWLLLAIALLACSLAVAQTRAGNANDYLEQGNQFAKQQKWQEAEKAYGRALSLAPNSAPAHYGLGNALAAQQDVGNAIREYQRALELDPKLEGIHRSLGALFESVGQIPQALEEYRAELARHPNEAPAMASVGRVLASAGKYAEAMQEFQRALVLDPKNAEIQAAMASALLQGGKIGQAVEAYQQAEKLAPKNADIHAGLADALTLERKYADSIKEWQAAISLDPDDAHSHYSLAAALEATGNLIPAIYEYRQAVSLRPEQTVYRFNLALAYRDSGDFADAEKEFRQVIQQDPSNTPAHVELAATYLSVGNHQAAVSQYREALRLKPDDSDLHEKLGLVLRKTGDLSGAVAELKKAQELSPETASYRQNLAESLDAQGDIPRFILDYQQTVRLRPNDPVAHLDLANAYMSAKKLNEALGEYQVAAQLAPKSAEIQYRLAVALKAAGKAGEEQAALQKAVQLRPEYAEALEALGDVLAAQKNYQLAVPTYRDALRMLPNDLDLRMRLARVLQANGDPQGAVAVIEQAVKLDPTSAEYELELADALVAKKDYKSAAQVYRRALAMKPSDPELAAKLGAALLQMGDPKGAAEALRLAIKGRPDAPQAHLELAALLQKSGDFEVAAEEARDALKITPNSAQAHYALGSALLGENKQDEGIKELRESLRDNVDYSDARLALASALRQAGQLDEAIGHYEQYLRDNPSDAPVHLVLADALNARQNYTAAVEQCEQAVKLTPHDAQAHYALAVNLQKAGNNTEARREFETYLRLAPKASNAEAVRIILRKLEKS, from the coding sequence ATGCGCGATCCAGTTTTGTTGACAAAAGGGTGGCTCTTGCTCGCCATAGCTCTCCTGGCTTGCTCCTTGGCCGTCGCCCAGACGCGCGCCGGGAATGCCAATGATTATCTGGAGCAGGGCAATCAATTCGCAAAACAGCAGAAGTGGCAGGAGGCTGAAAAAGCCTACGGCAGGGCTTTGAGTCTTGCGCCCAATTCTGCACCGGCCCATTATGGTCTGGGGAACGCGCTGGCCGCCCAGCAGGACGTGGGCAACGCCATCCGGGAATATCAGCGCGCGCTCGAACTCGATCCGAAGCTGGAAGGAATTCATCGCTCACTCGGGGCGCTGTTTGAGAGCGTTGGCCAGATTCCGCAGGCGCTTGAAGAATATCGGGCGGAGCTCGCGCGGCACCCGAATGAGGCTCCTGCCATGGCCAGCGTGGGGCGTGTCCTGGCATCCGCCGGAAAATACGCTGAGGCCATGCAGGAATTCCAGCGGGCCCTGGTCCTCGACCCCAAAAATGCTGAAATCCAGGCCGCCATGGCGTCTGCGTTGCTGCAAGGCGGCAAGATCGGCCAGGCCGTGGAGGCTTATCAGCAAGCGGAGAAGCTGGCCCCGAAGAATGCCGACATCCACGCGGGATTGGCGGATGCGCTGACGCTCGAGAGAAAGTACGCCGACAGCATCAAGGAGTGGCAGGCGGCCATCAGCCTGGATCCCGATGACGCCCATTCGCATTACAGCCTTGCTGCCGCGCTCGAGGCCACCGGCAACCTGATTCCGGCGATTTATGAATACCGGCAGGCGGTTTCGCTGCGCCCGGAGCAGACCGTCTACCGCTTCAATCTTGCTCTCGCCTACCGTGATTCCGGAGATTTTGCGGATGCGGAAAAAGAATTCAGGCAGGTGATCCAGCAGGACCCGAGCAACACGCCAGCCCACGTGGAACTCGCCGCCACGTACCTCTCGGTGGGAAACCACCAGGCCGCTGTCTCTCAGTACCGGGAGGCCCTGCGCCTGAAACCGGACGATTCCGACCTGCATGAAAAACTCGGGCTTGTGCTGCGGAAGACGGGAGACTTGTCCGGGGCGGTAGCAGAGCTGAAGAAAGCGCAGGAGCTTTCTCCTGAAACGGCCAGTTACCGCCAAAACCTTGCGGAATCCCTGGATGCCCAGGGAGACATTCCGCGCTTCATTCTGGATTATCAACAGACTGTCAGACTGCGGCCAAACGACCCTGTGGCACATCTCGATCTGGCCAACGCATACATGTCCGCGAAGAAGTTGAATGAGGCCCTGGGTGAATACCAGGTTGCCGCCCAACTGGCTCCCAAGAGCGCGGAAATCCAATACCGGCTGGCTGTGGCCTTGAAAGCCGCGGGGAAAGCCGGCGAGGAGCAGGCCGCGTTGCAGAAGGCCGTCCAATTGCGCCCCGAATATGCCGAGGCGCTGGAAGCTCTGGGGGACGTGCTCGCTGCCCAGAAGAATTATCAGCTAGCCGTTCCCACCTATCGCGACGCGCTGCGCATGCTGCCGAATGATCTGGATCTGCGGATGCGGCTTGCCCGCGTGCTGCAAGCCAACGGTGACCCGCAGGGCGCGGTGGCGGTCATCGAACAGGCCGTGAAGCTGGATCCGACCTCAGCGGAATACGAACTCGAACTTGCCGACGCGCTGGTGGCGAAAAAGGATTACAAGTCGGCGGCCCAGGTTTACCGCCGGGCGCTTGCCATGAAGCCCTCTGACCCGGAACTTGCGGCCAAGCTGGGGGCGGCTTTGCTGCAAATGGGTGACCCGAAAGGAGCAGCGGAAGCGTTGCGACTGGCGATCAAAGGCAGACCCGACGCTCCGCAGGCGCACCTTGAATTGGCAGCTCTTTTGCAGAAGTCGGGAGACTTTGAGGTAGCGGCTGAGGAAGCCCGTGACGCCTTGAAAATCACCCCCAACTCCGCCCAGGCCCACTATGCGCTGGGATCGGCGCTGCTCGGTGAAAACAAGCAGGATGAAGGCATCAAGGAGCTCAGGGAATCGCTGCGCGATAACGTGGACTACAGTGATGCGCGTCTGGCCCTTGCCAGCGCCCTTCGCCAGGCAGGACAACTCGACGAGGCCATCGGGCATTACGAGCAGTACCTGCGGGACAATCCGTCAGACGCCCCGGTCCATCTGGTGTTGGCTGACGCTTTAAACGCGCGGCAGAATTACACGGCCGCTGTCGAGCAGTGCGAACAAGCAGTGAAGCTGACGCCCCACGACGCCCAGGCGCATTATGCGTTGGCCGTGAATCTCCAAAAGGCCGGCAACAACACGGAGGCGCGCCGCGAATTCGAGACCTACCTGAGGCTGGCCCCTAAAGCTTCCAATGCTGAAGCCGTTCGTATCATTCTCAGAAAACTGGAAAAGTCATAG